In the genome of Amphiura filiformis chromosome 4, Afil_fr2py, whole genome shotgun sequence, one region contains:
- the LOC140150424 gene encoding uncharacterized protein, whose protein sequence is MVQKRWRSTLQNIRTRPSADCGSDHQLLVAKLKLRLKAKKGSRPPIMHDIDNMPVQYAVEVKNKLEQSMKMNEEEQIPNELWEDIKETVKNTAKKCIPKKRRRKQPWISQHTLDLADSRKEAKAAGDQNKRSRLNKEVTKSVKEDKRKKWVPKMDVINDVNGITLTESDDIKKRWVEYSTKLFEAQDQQVYTRGEIMEEDPAQIRSEVEQTMDQMKNTMSPGIDEMPAELWTATGKEGVDIMWRLCCRTWKEQEWPKDW, encoded by the coding sequence ATGGTTCAGAAGAGATGGAGGTCAACACTCCAAAATATAAGGACAAGACCAAGTGCAGATTGTGGTAGCGACCATCAACTTCTTGTAGCCAAATTAAAATTGAGATTAAAAGCAAAGAAAGGAAGTAGGCCACCAATCATGCATGATATTGATAACATGCCGGTTCAGTATGCTGTTGAGGTAAAGAACAAGTTGGAACagtcaatgaaaatgaatgaggAGGAACAGAtaccaaatgaattgtgggaggACATAAAGGAAACAGTCAAGAATACAGCCAAGAAATGCATCCCTAAGAAAAGGAGAAGAAAGCAACCCTGGATATCACAACACACACTGGATTTAGCTGACAGCAGGAAAGAAGCAAAAGCAGCTGGTGATCAGAATAAAAGGTCACGTCTGAACAAGGAGGTTACTAAGAGTGTAAAGGAAGATAAGAGGAAGAAGTGGGTTCCAAAAATGGATGTAATAAATGATGTAAATGGCATTACACTAACTGAAAGTGACGACATCAAGAAAAGGTGGGTGGAATATAGCACCaaactgtttgaggcacaagaccaACAAGTGTATACTCGCGGTGAAATTATGGAAGAGGACCCGGCACAAATTCGATCAGAAGTGGAACAGACAATGGATCAAATGAAGAACACAATgtcacctggcattgatgaaATGCCAGCTGAGCTATGGACAGCGACAGGCAAGGAAGGTGTTGACATAATGTGGCGTTTATGCTGTCGCACATGGAAGGAGCAGGAATGGCCCAAAGACTGGTGA
- the LOC140150425 gene encoding craniofacial development protein 2-like: MSEGKVEIVEKEMIAKDIQIVEVSELWWLGQERLTTDYSNMVIYSGMESGKKRKGVGFIVEKTITKSVIGYSPVNERVMTIRLQGNLINISVMQVYAPTTDAPDSEIIEFYEMIQGTLDNIPKRDLLIVLGDWNANIFIQTWAWNQK; this comes from the coding sequence ATGTCGGAAGGGAAGGTGGAAATAGTAGAGAAGGAGATGATTGCCAAAGATATCCAGATAGTGGAAGTATCAGAACTGTGGTGGCTCGGACAAGAAAGATTGACAACTGATTATAGCAATATGGTCATCTACTCTGGAATGGAAAGTGGAAAGAAACGAAAAGGAGTTGGTTTCATTGTCGAAAAGACAATTACCAAGTCTGTGATAGGATATAGCCCCGTCAATGAGAGGGTGATGACCATAAGACTACAAGGAAATCTCATCAATATTTCTGTGATGCAAGTATATGCGCCTACAACAGATGCACCTGACTCAGAGATCATAGAGTTCTATGAGATGATCCAGGGAACTTTAGACAATATTCCAAAGAGAGACCTGCTTATTGTACTGGGTGATTGGAATGCCAACATTTTTATACAAACATGGGCTTGGAaccagaaatga